In Rhizobium gallicum bv. gallicum R602sp, the following proteins share a genomic window:
- a CDS encoding branched-chain amino acid ABC transporter permease, translating to MQTVFSIAVDALAYGMVLFVISIGLSVTMGLMRVVNLAHGAFAMIGGYIASYAARDLGLGYGVAVLVAVTGTIVIAIPVERFLYRRIYGAPELTQVLMTIGITFCIIGIANYVMGPTLKTIPLPDGLRGSADLGFRTIPVHRLFAIFCGFAVAGALWYTIEKTSFGVKLRASVDNAAMAAALGVRTEIIYALSFAGAVGLAAFGGVVGAELLPVEPYYALRYMVTFLVVVSVGGAGSIPGALIACLVLGGIDTTGRYLMPEYGEFFFYLAVIAIICVFPRGFAGRVK from the coding sequence ATGCAGACTGTCTTCAGCATTGCCGTCGACGCGCTTGCCTATGGCATGGTGCTGTTCGTGATCTCGATCGGCCTTTCGGTCACCATGGGCCTGATGCGGGTCGTCAACCTTGCCCACGGTGCCTTCGCCATGATCGGCGGGTACATTGCCTCCTATGCAGCGCGCGATCTTGGCCTTGGCTACGGCGTCGCAGTTCTTGTCGCCGTCACTGGAACCATCGTCATCGCCATTCCGGTCGAACGTTTCCTCTACCGGCGCATCTACGGCGCGCCGGAACTGACCCAGGTTCTGATGACGATCGGCATCACCTTCTGCATCATCGGCATAGCCAACTACGTCATGGGGCCGACGCTGAAAACCATCCCATTGCCAGACGGCCTGCGGGGCTCCGCCGATCTAGGCTTCCGCACCATTCCGGTGCATCGGCTTTTTGCCATCTTCTGCGGCTTCGCGGTCGCCGGCGCCCTTTGGTACACGATCGAAAAGACCAGTTTCGGCGTAAAACTGCGCGCATCCGTCGATAATGCCGCCATGGCCGCCGCCCTTGGGGTGCGCACGGAGATCATTTATGCACTGAGCTTCGCAGGCGCCGTCGGCCTGGCCGCCTTTGGCGGCGTGGTCGGCGCGGAGCTCTTGCCGGTCGAGCCCTATTATGCGCTGCGCTACATGGTGACTTTCCTCGTCGTTGTCTCGGTCGGCGGCGCAGGCTCGATTCCCGGCGCACTGATCGCCTGCCTGGTTCTTGGCGGCATCGACACCACGGGCCGCTATCTGATGCCGGAATACGGGGAATTCTTCTTCTATCTCGCCGTCATTGCAATCATCTGCGTTTTTCCGCGCGGCTTTGCCGGAAGGGTGAAGTAG
- a CDS encoding ABC transporter ATP-binding protein produces MPATPLEVDNLSAGYGPTRVLENVSFAVPAGARLAILGRNGMGKTTLLATLAGQTRRYDGRIRLGSADLTAMASSARARQGLGYVPQARCIFPTLTVEENLFVGLKGRPKASLEEAYAMFPRLKERRRNLGGQLSGGEQQMLSTARTILGRPSVLLLDEPLEGLAPIICEELMAAFSELTKTGDMTILLVEQRIQSALDFADQVIILERGRLAWTGTPEALSMDHAAVERLLGVGGLH; encoded by the coding sequence ATGCCAGCCACGCCGCTTGAGGTCGACAATCTCTCCGCTGGCTATGGGCCGACGCGCGTTCTCGAAAACGTTTCGTTTGCCGTGCCCGCAGGCGCCCGCCTTGCCATCCTTGGCCGCAACGGAATGGGCAAGACAACCTTGCTTGCGACGCTTGCCGGACAGACCAGGCGTTATGACGGCCGCATCCGCCTCGGCTCCGCAGACCTCACCGCCATGGCCAGCTCCGCTCGCGCCCGTCAAGGGCTCGGTTATGTGCCGCAGGCGCGCTGCATCTTCCCGACGCTGACGGTTGAGGAAAACCTCTTCGTCGGCCTCAAAGGCCGGCCGAAGGCGTCGCTCGAAGAGGCGTACGCGATGTTTCCACGTCTGAAGGAGCGCCGCCGCAATCTCGGCGGCCAACTCTCCGGCGGCGAGCAGCAGATGTTGTCGACTGCCCGCACGATTCTCGGCCGCCCCTCCGTTCTGCTGCTTGACGAACCTCTGGAAGGTCTCGCACCCATCATTTGCGAAGAGTTGATGGCCGCGTTTTCCGAACTCACCAAGACCGGCGACATGACGATCCTGCTTGTCGAACAACGCATCCAGAGCGCGCTCGACTTCGCCGATCAGGTCATCATCCTAGAACGGGGACGCCTTGCGTGGACCGGCACGCCCGAAGCGCTGTCGATGGATCACGCCGCCGTGGAACGTCTGCTCGGGGTTGGCGGGCTGCACTAG
- the pcaG gene encoding protocatechuate 3,4-dioxygenase subunit alpha: MQELGYLKETPSQTAGPYVHIGLTPDFCDIGGVYAQDLGSAMVNEKTLGERITVTGHIYDGTGAPVRDAVVEIWQADSAGLYNSPSEMRGAADPNFAGWGRCPTSAEDGVYRFETVKPGCVPFKDGRTMAPHISFWIVARGINIGLHTRMYFPEEADANNADPLLARIEHGERIATMIATRDGATYTFEIRLQGEKETVFLDI; the protein is encoded by the coding sequence ATGCAGGAACTCGGCTATCTCAAGGAAACCCCGTCGCAAACGGCAGGTCCCTATGTCCATATTGGCCTGACGCCGGATTTCTGTGATATCGGTGGGGTTTACGCACAAGACCTCGGTAGCGCGATGGTCAACGAAAAGACCCTTGGCGAGCGCATCACCGTGACCGGCCACATCTATGATGGAACAGGCGCGCCCGTGCGTGACGCGGTCGTCGAAATCTGGCAGGCCGACAGCGCCGGACTTTACAACAGCCCATCGGAAATGCGTGGCGCGGCCGACCCGAATTTTGCCGGTTGGGGTCGCTGCCCGACCAGCGCCGAAGACGGCGTCTATCGATTCGAAACCGTCAAGCCTGGCTGCGTGCCCTTCAAGGACGGCCGCACGATGGCACCGCACATCTCTTTCTGGATTGTTGCGCGCGGCATCAATATTGGGCTCCACACCCGCATGTACTTTCCGGAAGAGGCAGACGCCAACAACGCCGATCCGCTGCTTGCCCGTATCGAACACGGCGAGCGCATTGCAACAATGATCGCGACCCGCGACGGCGCAACCTATACGTTTGAAATCCGCCTTCAGGGGGAGAAGGAAACGGTTTTTCTCGACATTTGA
- a CDS encoding ABC transporter substrate-binding protein gives MRQLVLAAAAAIIMGTAACADTIKVGVVGPFSGPFALQGKNFKAGIDAYMATNGATIGDNTVEIIYRDLPAADPAKSKALAQELVVKEKVQYLAGFYFTPDAMAVTPILKQANTPLVIMNAATSAIVTKSPLVVRTSFTLWQTAMPMAKVAFDKGIKKVISVVSDYGPGVDAENAFKAGFEKQGGEIVEAIRMPLATNDFSPIMQRIKDSGAEGVFAFLPSGPPTLGFVKSYSENGLKAAGIQLFATGDLTQESDLPALGEAALGILTTYHYAVSHDSPENKAFVAAAGKALGNPAELTFPAVGAYDGMHVIYKMIEATGGKQDAEKAVEAVKGLSWMSPRGPVSIDPESRHITENIYLREVAKDADGKYINKEIQTFEKQGDPGLAATK, from the coding sequence ATGAGACAGCTGGTTCTGGCCGCTGCGGCGGCAATCATCATGGGCACCGCCGCCTGTGCCGACACGATCAAGGTCGGGGTCGTTGGGCCGTTTTCGGGTCCGTTCGCGCTGCAAGGCAAGAACTTCAAGGCCGGGATCGACGCCTATATGGCAACGAATGGCGCCACGATCGGCGACAATACCGTCGAAATCATCTATCGCGACTTGCCGGCCGCCGATCCGGCCAAGTCCAAGGCGCTTGCCCAGGAACTCGTCGTCAAGGAGAAAGTCCAGTATCTGGCCGGGTTCTATTTCACGCCTGACGCAATGGCCGTCACGCCCATCCTGAAACAGGCCAATACGCCGCTCGTGATCATGAACGCCGCAACCTCTGCGATCGTCACCAAAAGCCCTCTGGTCGTTCGTACATCCTTCACCCTTTGGCAAACTGCCATGCCAATGGCCAAGGTCGCGTTCGACAAAGGCATTAAGAAGGTCATCTCGGTTGTCAGCGACTACGGTCCGGGGGTCGATGCTGAAAACGCCTTCAAGGCAGGCTTCGAAAAGCAAGGCGGGGAAATCGTCGAAGCGATCCGTATGCCACTCGCCACCAACGATTTCAGCCCAATCATGCAGCGCATCAAGGATTCGGGTGCTGAGGGCGTCTTTGCATTCCTGCCGTCTGGTCCGCCGACGCTTGGCTTCGTGAAGTCCTATAGCGAGAATGGCCTGAAAGCCGCCGGCATACAACTCTTTGCGACCGGCGACCTGACGCAGGAATCCGACCTTCCGGCGCTCGGCGAGGCCGCTCTCGGCATATTGACGACATACCACTACGCGGTTTCGCATGACTCGCCCGAAAACAAGGCCTTCGTTGCAGCCGCCGGCAAGGCACTCGGCAATCCGGCCGAACTTACTTTCCCAGCCGTCGGGGCCTATGACGGCATGCACGTCATTTACAAGATGATCGAGGCAACTGGCGGCAAGCAGGATGCTGAAAAAGCTGTCGAAGCGGTAAAGGGCCTTTCCTGGATGAGCCCGCGCGGCCCCGTTTCCATCGATCCCGAAAGCCGCCACATCACAGAAAACATCTATCTGCGCGAAGTCGCCAAGGATGCGGACGGCAAATACATCAACAAGGAAATCCAGACATTTGAAAAGCAGGGGGATCCAGGTCTGGCGGCGACAAAGTAA
- a CDS encoding ABC transporter ATP-binding protein, which translates to MSPVFEVINLRKCFGGLVVTNDVSISLAAGDRVALIGPNGAGKTTFVNLVTGNLSPDAGDVRLGGETVTRIGAAGRVRRGLVRSFQVTRLFQDMTPAEHVALAILQRDGLTGRMFGNFLAMPDLMTEVTYLLGALGLGDLMCRRVGEIAYGQQRLLEIAVATALKPKVLLLDEPAAGVPQSDTARIEQALADLPADLAVLMIEHDMDLVFRFARRVIVLAAGTIIFDGSPVEVTKDARVREAYLGSYANASHAA; encoded by the coding sequence ATGAGCCCCGTCTTCGAAGTCATCAATCTCAGGAAATGCTTCGGTGGCCTCGTGGTAACCAACGATGTATCGATCTCGCTGGCAGCAGGTGACCGCGTCGCGCTCATTGGCCCGAACGGCGCTGGAAAGACCACTTTCGTCAATCTCGTCACTGGCAACCTTTCGCCGGACGCCGGCGATGTCCGCCTCGGTGGCGAGACCGTGACGAGAATTGGTGCGGCGGGCCGCGTCAGGCGCGGCCTCGTCCGTTCCTTCCAGGTCACACGGCTCTTCCAGGATATGACGCCGGCCGAACACGTCGCGCTTGCGATCCTGCAGCGTGACGGACTGACTGGCCGGATGTTCGGCAACTTTCTCGCGATGCCGGACCTCATGACAGAAGTCACCTATCTGCTCGGCGCACTCGGCCTTGGCGATCTCATGTGCCGCAGGGTCGGTGAAATTGCTTATGGACAGCAGCGTCTCCTCGAGATTGCCGTCGCCACGGCACTGAAACCGAAGGTGCTGTTGCTTGATGAACCTGCTGCCGGCGTGCCGCAAAGCGATACCGCCCGGATCGAGCAGGCGCTCGCCGATCTGCCGGCCGATCTCGCGGTGTTGATGATCGAGCACGATATGGACCTCGTGTTCCGCTTCGCCAGGCGTGTCATCGTGCTTGCAGCGGGAACCATCATCTTCGACGGCTCGCCGGTCGAGGTCACCAAGGATGCGCGCGTGCGCGAGGCTTATCTCGGGAGCTATGCCAATGCCAGCCACGCCGCTTGA
- a CDS encoding polysaccharide deacetylase family protein, with translation MSGSSTWKPLREELARWREAGRVARFWWRDDDAIEPTAALDRLLGLSSAHEIPVTVAVIPAKTGPALSQRLSGASGVSVAVHGWSHENYAPPKEKKQELGRHRLAEAVLGELYDGFLTLNRLHPARFIPMLVPPWNRIDGSLVAKLPALGFECLSTFGRATAEAAIPLLNTHIDIMGRRADGKGPRVGRPHDEIVSELVGELQDRFEGRNEPVGLLTHHLAHDETAWKFTEAFLSEANSHQAILWKPAAELLKDQMSTT, from the coding sequence TTGAGCGGCAGTTCGACCTGGAAACCCCTTCGTGAGGAACTCGCGCGCTGGCGGGAGGCTGGAAGAGTGGCCCGCTTCTGGTGGCGCGATGACGATGCGATCGAGCCGACGGCGGCGCTCGACAGATTGCTCGGCCTCTCCAGCGCGCATGAGATCCCGGTGACCGTTGCCGTCATCCCGGCAAAGACCGGTCCAGCACTTTCTCAACGGCTTTCGGGTGCGAGCGGGGTCAGTGTTGCCGTGCACGGCTGGTCGCACGAGAATTATGCGCCGCCGAAAGAAAAAAAGCAGGAACTTGGCCGACACCGGCTGGCCGAGGCCGTGCTTGGCGAACTTTATGATGGCTTCCTGACGCTGAACCGGCTGCATCCGGCCAGGTTCATTCCCATGCTGGTGCCGCCATGGAACCGCATCGACGGCAGCCTTGTTGCCAAGCTCCCGGCACTTGGTTTCGAATGCCTGTCGACGTTCGGTCGGGCGACCGCGGAGGCGGCGATCCCGCTCCTCAACACCCATATCGATATCATGGGACGGCGAGCGGACGGAAAGGGGCCGCGCGTCGGCCGGCCGCATGACGAAATTGTAAGCGAACTTGTGGGAGAACTGCAGGACCGCTTCGAAGGCCGAAACGAGCCGGTCGGTTTGCTGACCCATCACCTCGCGCATGACGAGACGGCGTGGAAATTTACCGAAGCATTTCTCTCGGAGGCCAACAGTCATCAGGCGATTTTATGGAAACCGGCAGCTGAGCTGCTGAAAGATCAGATGTCGACGACCTGA
- a CDS encoding branched-chain amino acid ABC transporter permease → MTLAMNTQTTTAVSIRRNRFFVRDTAGIAAIVALASIGYLLFPDNLALLTRVIAIALLVLSLDLVTGYCGVATLGHAALFGSGAYAAGIVSAHYGITDPLLMTLAGITGGAAAGLVCGIVILRAHGLPQLVLSIALINLFHEFANKASSWTGGSDGLSGISADPIFGTFEFDLYGHTAYVFGVILLLVVFILLRLVVRSPFGMLCRGIKEDALRIRAMGASPKAALMKMYVISGAVAGVGGALNAISTQVVGLDSLSFTLSAESLVMLVLGGTGSLFGALSGTVIFMLFEDYVSAANPFHWLTMVGALLVAVVLLAPKGLYGTATSFFVRRKETAQ, encoded by the coding sequence ATGACGCTCGCCATGAACACGCAAACTACGACAGCAGTATCCATTCGGCGCAATCGCTTTTTCGTGCGCGATACAGCCGGCATTGCCGCAATCGTCGCGCTCGCCAGCATCGGCTATTTACTCTTTCCGGATAACCTTGCGCTGCTGACGCGCGTCATCGCAATCGCATTGCTCGTTCTCTCGCTTGATCTCGTCACCGGATATTGCGGCGTGGCGACGCTCGGCCATGCAGCACTCTTCGGCTCCGGCGCCTATGCAGCGGGCATCGTCTCGGCCCATTACGGCATCACCGATCCTCTTTTGATGACGCTTGCCGGTATCACCGGTGGCGCTGCGGCTGGCCTCGTCTGCGGCATCGTCATCCTGCGTGCCCACGGACTGCCGCAGCTTGTCCTTTCGATCGCGCTCATCAACCTCTTCCACGAATTCGCCAACAAGGCATCATCCTGGACCGGCGGCAGCGATGGCTTGTCCGGCATCTCGGCCGATCCAATCTTCGGCACCTTCGAGTTCGACCTTTACGGCCATACCGCCTATGTTTTCGGGGTGATCCTGCTGCTTGTCGTCTTCATTCTTCTGCGCCTTGTCGTGCGTTCGCCCTTTGGCATGCTCTGCCGCGGGATCAAGGAAGATGCCTTGCGCATCCGAGCCATGGGCGCCTCGCCGAAAGCGGCGCTGATGAAGATGTATGTGATTTCAGGCGCCGTCGCCGGTGTCGGTGGAGCCCTCAATGCCATCTCCACACAGGTGGTCGGCCTCGACAGCCTCTCCTTCACGCTTTCGGCCGAAAGCCTCGTGATGCTCGTTCTCGGCGGCACCGGCTCGCTTTTCGGTGCGCTCTCCGGCACCGTCATCTTCATGCTCTTCGAAGATTATGTTTCGGCTGCAAACCCGTTCCACTGGCTGACGATGGTCGGCGCGTTACTGGTCGCTGTCGTCCTCCTCGCCCCGAAGGGCCTTTATGGGACCGCAACTTCCTTTTTCGTGCGTCGGAAGGAGACTGCGCAATGA
- a CDS encoding MBL fold metallo-hydrolase, producing the protein MSNDQFQVKFWGVRGSIPVSGPEFDHYGGNTTCIELRCGGHRLIFDAGSGLREAGLAMLNEGVKQVDLFFSHCHYDHIIGLPFFKAIYYPSISLNIWSGHLDGKMSTKDMVDQFISPPWFPVKTDICQATMNFRDFHAGDMLSPREGVRIKTYKLNHPGGAIGYRIEWGGRIVALVFDVEHIPGTYDPVSLELMKDADLAIYDCTYNEDEMQRFKGFGHSTWQHGIELAKKAGTKRFALFHHAPSRTDEQLGQMEKNAQAAFPGAFAARDNQVVDI; encoded by the coding sequence ATGAGTAACGATCAGTTTCAGGTAAAATTTTGGGGCGTTCGCGGCAGCATCCCGGTATCGGGCCCCGAATTCGATCACTACGGCGGCAACACCACCTGCATCGAACTGCGCTGCGGCGGCCACCGGTTGATCTTCGACGCAGGCTCCGGGCTGCGCGAGGCCGGGCTTGCGATGCTCAACGAAGGCGTCAAGCAGGTCGATCTGTTCTTCAGCCACTGTCACTACGACCACATCATTGGATTGCCCTTCTTCAAGGCGATTTACTATCCCTCGATCAGTCTCAACATCTGGTCCGGCCATCTCGACGGCAAGATGAGCACCAAGGATATGGTCGATCAGTTCATCAGCCCGCCCTGGTTTCCGGTAAAGACCGATATCTGCCAGGCAACGATGAACTTCCGCGATTTCCATGCCGGCGACATGCTTTCTCCGCGCGAAGGTGTGCGCATTAAGACCTACAAGCTGAACCATCCAGGCGGGGCGATCGGCTATCGCATAGAGTGGGGCGGCCGGATCGTCGCGCTTGTATTCGACGTCGAGCATATCCCCGGCACTTATGACCCGGTGTCTCTGGAATTGATGAAGGATGCGGATCTGGCGATCTACGACTGCACCTACAACGAAGACGAGATGCAGCGTTTCAAGGGCTTTGGCCACTCGACCTGGCAGCACGGCATCGAATTGGCCAAAAAGGCAGGAACGAAACGCTTCGCGCTCTTCCATCACGCGCCTTCGCGCACGGACGAGCAGCTTGGCCAGATGGAAAAGAATGCCCAGGCAGCATTCCCCGGCGCCTTCGCCGCGCGTGACAATCAGGTCGTCGACATCTGA
- a CDS encoding 3-carboxy-cis,cis-muconate cycloisomerase, protein MTASAFDHPFLSGLFGDDEISAYLSADADIRAMLSFEAALAKAEGAHGLIPQRAASRIAEACRGFTADIAGLKVATAADGVVVPDLVTQLRRSVGGEAAQYVHFGATSQDAIDTSLMIRLKAIVFLFSGRLDAIVRALEALDRQFGQNSLMGHTRMQAAIPIAVSDRLWSWRAPLEGYHGRLGVQTFPIQFGGAAGTLDRLGGKAADIRASLAQELGLTDEPQWQNQRAPIADLANLFSLITGSLGKMGQDIALLAQAGGEIELAGGGRSSAMVHKQNPVGAETLVAFSRFNAAQLSAIHQALVHEQERSGAAWTLEWLVLPQMVMATAGALRLARELTGNILRLGGS, encoded by the coding sequence GTGACCGCATCCGCCTTCGACCATCCATTCCTCAGCGGCCTTTTTGGAGACGATGAGATTTCGGCCTATCTTTCGGCGGATGCCGACATCCGCGCGATGCTCTCCTTCGAGGCTGCGCTTGCCAAGGCCGAAGGCGCCCATGGCCTGATCCCACAAAGGGCAGCAAGCCGCATTGCCGAAGCCTGTCGAGGCTTCACTGCCGACATCGCGGGCCTCAAGGTTGCGACCGCCGCAGACGGCGTCGTCGTTCCTGATCTCGTCACGCAACTGCGCAGGTCAGTGGGCGGCGAGGCGGCCCAGTATGTCCATTTCGGGGCGACTAGCCAGGACGCCATCGATACCAGCCTGATGATCAGGCTAAAGGCGATCGTCTTTCTTTTTTCCGGCCGGCTCGATGCCATTGTTCGCGCTCTCGAAGCGCTCGATCGCCAGTTCGGCCAGAACAGTCTGATGGGCCATACCCGCATGCAGGCGGCAATCCCGATTGCCGTTTCGGATCGTCTGTGGTCATGGCGAGCCCCGCTTGAAGGTTATCACGGCCGGCTAGGGGTACAGACGTTTCCCATCCAGTTCGGTGGCGCGGCCGGGACGCTGGACAGGCTGGGCGGCAAGGCTGCCGACATCCGCGCGTCGCTCGCCCAGGAACTTGGACTGACTGACGAGCCTCAATGGCAAAACCAGCGCGCACCAATCGCCGACCTTGCCAACCTCTTTTCGCTGATCACCGGCAGTCTGGGGAAGATGGGCCAGGACATCGCCCTTCTGGCGCAGGCGGGTGGAGAGATCGAACTTGCTGGCGGCGGAAGATCGTCAGCCATGGTGCACAAGCAGAACCCGGTCGGCGCCGAAACGCTTGTCGCTTTTTCCCGCTTCAACGCCGCCCAACTTTCGGCCATCCACCAAGCGCTTGTTCACGAACAGGAACGTTCGGGTGCCGCCTGGACACTTGAATGGCTCGTGCTGCCGCAGATGGTCATGGCGACCGCGGGCGCCCTGCGGCTTGCGCGCGAGCTGACCGGTAATATCCTCCGCCTCGGGGGCTCGTAG
- a CDS encoding acyltransferase family protein, whose translation MQKTFGHVLTAHKGLGPGFDFLRIALAFSIVLAHSFLLTGNDAFFRSSPLWFAEYALVPMFFALSGFLIAGSAQRLSLKNFLLNRGLRIVPALAVDIVVCALIIGPLVTTVAVRDYFLGADFYRYFLNIIGWIHYSLPGVFEQNPTHRVNGALWTVPWEIFCYIIMSALMITSIIKSWQKLALLTGGFILSGLLVQSFGHLLPYRVNLVLSTLFVSRGAQLVFAFLLGILAYQLREFIPHKKSLFLACMAVCVLAMLILSSPSIESVPNRLLVVPALVYITVFVGLTPVPLPSVFHKGDYSYGVYLYHDPFLQILISLAPGLFLIPKTGALALYAIGMCAAMGIAVFSWHMIEKPILGMRKKFSFVAKARGVDENADITILPVEKPAKA comes from the coding sequence ATGCAGAAAACATTCGGGCACGTCCTGACGGCACACAAGGGCCTTGGTCCAGGTTTTGACTTCCTCAGAATTGCCCTGGCTTTTTCAATAGTATTGGCACATTCATTTTTGCTGACTGGAAATGACGCTTTTTTCCGTTCGAGCCCGTTGTGGTTTGCCGAATACGCACTGGTTCCGATGTTCTTCGCTCTCAGCGGGTTTCTGATCGCCGGCAGCGCTCAGCGCCTCAGCCTGAAGAACTTTCTCTTGAACCGCGGACTGCGCATCGTTCCTGCTCTTGCGGTCGATATCGTCGTCTGCGCGCTCATCATCGGCCCGCTGGTGACGACCGTCGCTGTGCGTGACTATTTTCTCGGCGCCGACTTCTACAGGTATTTTCTCAACATCATCGGCTGGATTCATTACAGCCTGCCGGGTGTATTTGAGCAAAACCCGACGCATCGGGTGAACGGAGCTCTGTGGACCGTGCCATGGGAAATCTTCTGCTACATCATCATGTCTGCGCTCATGATCACCTCGATCATCAAGTCATGGCAGAAGCTGGCACTTTTGACTGGTGGCTTTATCCTGAGCGGGCTTCTCGTCCAGTCCTTCGGACATCTGCTGCCCTATCGCGTAAACCTGGTCTTGAGCACGCTGTTCGTCAGCCGCGGCGCACAGCTGGTATTTGCGTTTCTGCTCGGCATCTTAGCCTATCAATTGCGGGAGTTCATTCCGCATAAAAAATCACTGTTCTTGGCCTGCATGGCAGTTTGCGTGCTGGCGATGCTTATCTTGAGCAGCCCTTCCATCGAGAGCGTGCCAAACAGATTGCTCGTAGTCCCCGCGCTCGTCTATATCACGGTATTTGTCGGTCTGACGCCGGTGCCCCTGCCCTCCGTCTTTCACAAGGGCGACTATTCTTATGGCGTCTATCTTTATCACGATCCCTTTCTTCAGATTTTAATCAGTCTGGCGCCGGGCCTGTTCCTGATCCCGAAAACCGGTGCGCTCGCGCTCTATGCTATCGGCATGTGCGCCGCGATGGGCATTGCTGTCTTTTCCTGGCATATGATCGAGAAGCCGATCTTGGGCATGCGAAAGAAATTCTCGTTCGTTGCAAAGGCGCGAGGCGTCGACGAGAATGCGGACATAACGATTCTGCCCGTCGAGAAACCGGCAAAGGCATAG
- a CDS encoding SDR family oxidoreductase, with translation MSFPLFDLTGRRALVTGSSQGIGYGLALGLAEHGACLVINGRNAEKAAAAAETIRARGLHALSVAFDVTDAAAAREGVAYIESEIGPVDILVNNAGMQFRTPLESFPIEKWDELLKTNVSSIFYVSQPVAQAMIGRGRGKIINIASVQAELARPGIAPYTATKGAVRNLTRGMATDWAKYGLQVNAIAPGYFKTPLNQALVDDPKFSAWLETRTPAGRWGNVEELVGAAVFLASDASSFVNGHMLMVDGGIAASL, from the coding sequence TTGTCTTTCCCCTTATTCGACCTCACCGGCCGCCGAGCGCTTGTTACCGGCTCCAGCCAGGGCATCGGTTATGGGCTGGCCCTCGGCCTTGCAGAACACGGCGCTTGCCTGGTCATCAATGGCCGCAATGCCGAGAAGGCGGCAGCTGCAGCAGAGACGATCAGGGCGAGAGGACTGCATGCGCTAAGTGTCGCCTTCGACGTGACCGATGCTGCCGCCGCGCGCGAAGGCGTCGCCTATATCGAAAGCGAGATCGGCCCGGTCGACATCCTCGTCAACAATGCCGGAATGCAGTTTAGAACGCCGTTGGAATCTTTCCCGATCGAAAAGTGGGATGAACTGCTTAAGACCAATGTCTCAAGCATTTTCTATGTCAGCCAGCCCGTGGCGCAGGCGATGATCGGGCGCGGCAGGGGCAAGATCATCAACATCGCCTCTGTCCAGGCTGAACTCGCCCGGCCGGGCATTGCTCCTTATACGGCGACCAAGGGTGCAGTCAGAAATCTCACCCGCGGCATGGCGACCGACTGGGCAAAGTACGGCCTGCAGGTGAATGCGATCGCCCCCGGCTATTTCAAAACGCCGCTCAACCAGGCGCTGGTGGACGATCCGAAATTCTCCGCCTGGCTGGAGACGCGCACACCTGCAGGCCGATGGGGCAATGTCGAGGAACTGGTCGGCGCGGCGGTCTTTCTCGCTTCGGACGCTTCCTCTTTCGTCAACGGCCATATGCTGATGGTCGATGGCGGCATCGCCGCCAGCCTCTAG
- a CDS encoding GNAT family N-acetyltransferase translates to MRIRNETKADIPAIRELVSTAFAGKAYSSRTEAAIVDALRGNRALSATLVAEDGGRIVGHVAFSPVMINGRDLGWYGLGPIAVTPERQGEGIGTGLVKVGLAAIRKLGAQGCVLLGDPKYYGRFGFKADARLRLAGVPAEYFQALCFSGEMPSGMVTYDAAFDITTDEAPRHVT, encoded by the coding sequence ATGCGCATCCGCAATGAGACAAAAGCCGATATTCCGGCGATCCGCGAGCTGGTCAGCACGGCGTTTGCCGGCAAGGCCTACAGCAGCCGGACCGAAGCGGCAATCGTCGATGCCTTGCGCGGGAACAGAGCGCTTTCCGCCACGCTCGTTGCCGAAGATGGAGGCCGTATCGTCGGCCATGTCGCGTTCTCACCGGTGATGATCAACGGCAGGGATTTGGGCTGGTACGGCCTCGGACCAATCGCGGTAACACCCGAAAGGCAGGGCGAGGGAATCGGTACTGGCCTGGTGAAGGTCGGACTTGCAGCCATCCGCAAACTCGGCGCCCAGGGATGCGTCCTGCTTGGCGATCCCAAGTATTACGGCCGGTTCGGCTTCAAGGCGGATGCTCGCCTCAGGCTTGCAGGTGTTCCGGCCGAATATTTTCAGGCATTGTGCTTCAGCGGTGAAATGCCGTCCGGCATGGTCACGTATGACGCAGCTTTCGACATAACGACTGACGAGGCGCCACGCCACGTGACCTAG